A section of the Triticum dicoccoides isolate Atlit2015 ecotype Zavitan chromosome 7A, WEW_v2.0, whole genome shotgun sequence genome encodes:
- the LOC119331575 gene encoding uncharacterized protein LOC119331575: MAAKQVSWTPTMSKFMLTWLSDLVSNGNRTSTAFKQSQFNACAIALNEHFQLNLNGDQIKNHNRTWKRKLQKIVKLKELSGALWDEDKCMIVLDHEHYTNHVKAHLEDEQYLNKTITHYKEMVNIAGGSMATGQYAKGSSDPLAIEVVNLEEEIAKKPTTPNEEVAHSTNVGSSGPKPKKAKPNPCAKDKLHATILASSERIAIAIEKSTSSENNAIDGLWESMKVLPGFSLDHLAHYYAYLVDNPRVAMAFKVLEEDQRKVWVSRYVKSTFPKV; this comes from the exons ATGGCTGCTAAGCAAGTTTCATGGACACCTACCATGTCAAAGTTCATGCTGACATGGCTAAGTGATTTAGTCTCCAATGGCAATAGAACAAGCACTGCCTTCAAGCAATCACAGTTCAACGCTTGTGCCATTGCTTTGAATGAGCATTTCCAACTTAACTTGAATGGAGATCAGATCAAAAATCATAATAGGACATGGAAGAGGAAACTTCAGAAAATAGTGAAACTCAAGGAGTTGAGTGGTGCACTATGGGATGAGGACAAGTGTATGATTGTTCTTGATCATGAGCATTACACAAATCATGTTAAG GCTCACCTAGAGGATGAACAATACCTTAACAAGACTATTACTCATTATAAGGAGATGGTGAATATAGCTGGAGGGAGCATGGCTACAGGGCAGTATGCAAAAGGCTCAAGTGACCCTCTTGCTATAGAAGTGGTAAATCTTGAAGAAGAGATAGCCAAGAAACCCACTACCCCAAATGAGGAGGTTGCGCACTCAACTAATGTCGGTTCATCTGGTCCCAAACCAAAGAAAGCCAAACCAAATCCTTGTGCAAAAGACAAGTTGCACGCAACCATACTAGCATCTAGTGAAAGAATTGCTATTGCGATAGAGAAGAGTACTAGCAGTGAGAACAATGCCATAGATGGTCTTTGGGAGAGCATGAAAGTACTTCCTGGTTTCAGTTTGGATCACCTTGCTCATTACTATGCATATTTGGTTGACAATCCTCGTGTTGCTATGGCATTCAAGGTGTTAGAAGAGGATCAAAGGAAGGTTTGGGTTTCTAGGTATGTCAAGAGTACCTTCCCTAAAGTGTAA